Within the Anaerolineae bacterium genome, the region AGGTCCTGCCAGAACCTTTTGGCCCATTCCCAGGGGCGGTGCGGCCACAGGACCACGTGGCCCAGCGGGGCGTTGGACATGTCAATGCCGGCGTTGGCGATCAGGATACCGTCCTTGAGCGTCAGCCATATCACACTGGACGCGAAGACGTGGTCTGCCTCGCGCAGGATCAGCTCCATCCAGCGGGCGTAGGTCTCCGGGTCCTTGCCGGCGTCCAGCCGGCGGGCCTGCCGCGCTGCCGGCGACGGCTCCACGGAGGCCAGTGCCACGATGCGCCCCTGTTCCAGCGCCACCACCTTGGACGCCACGCAGAGAATGTCACCGTCGCGCAAAGGGCGGGGCAGGGACTGCTGTAAGATGGGGAGAAGCGGCTGACGAGGCTCAATCACCGGTGTCTGAACGGCGGTCACGCGCACGGGCAATTCGCTCCTTATCACCATGTATGGCAGGATGATAGTACCATAAACCCCGCCTGCTGTACAAAACGAGGGGATTTGGGTAACCCGTATTGTCAGGCCTTCGCTCTTTTGCCGGGTGCGGGACCGCCGGCGAAATGGGCAAATCCCTTTTCCCGGCCCCATCCGCCCCTTGACAGGTTATATATATAGGAGTATAATATAATCAGCGTTGGACTTCAACGCCTATTTCACCCATGTCGAAAGGAGGCATCCATGGCACAAGAACTGGTTCAGGCCATTGCCGACCTGAACGAAAAGGAGGCAGTGGCGCTCACCCGCTCCCTGCTGGAGAAAGGAGTCAGCCCGCTGGAGGTCCTTGACGACTGCCGGGCCGCCATGCAGATCGTCGGGGAACGCTTCGAATCGAAACAGGCCTTCATCCCCGAACTGATCTTCGCCGGCGAAATCCTCAAGCAAATCACCGAGATCGTCAAGCCCTACCTCCAGCGCGAGGCGACCGCCGGCAAAAAGCTCGGCAAGGTGGTCATCGGCACGGTCCAGGGCGACATCCACGACATCGGCAAGAACATCGTCGTCTTCATGCTCGAAATCAACGGCTTCGATGTGACCGACCTGGGCGTGGATGTGCCGGCGGAGCGCTTCGTGCAGGCGGTGAAAGAGAACGGCGCCGGCATCGTCGGCCTGAGCGGCTTCCTCACCGTCGCCTATGAACCCATGAAACAGACCGTGCAGGCCTTGCGCTCCGCAGTGCCGGAGGTTAAAATCATGATCGGCGGCGGGCCCATCAACGAGCAAATCCGCGAATACACCGGCGCCGATGCCTGGGGCAAGAATGCTGTTGACGCTGTTGTCATCGCCAAACAGTGGGTAGGAGCGTGACCTATGACCACCGAATGGAAGACCATGACCCCGGAACAAAAGTACGAGGCCCTCTGGGCAAAGTTCCTCTCCACCGAGGGCAAACCCTTTGCCTCCCCGCAGGTCGCCGAGCTGTACCGGCGCAGGGTCCAGCGACTGAAGGATGTCTGCGAGCTGAAGAAGCCCGATGCGGTCCCCATCCTGCTCGCTGTCGGGAACTATGTGGCAGAATATGCCGGCATCTCCCACGGCGACATGATGTACGACTACGACAAGATGGCCGAGGCCATCCTCAAGTTCAACGTGGACTTCGACCTGGACTATCAGGTCGCCGGCAACGGCCTCCCCGGCAAAGCCTTCGACCGGCTGGGATTCCGCACCTACCGCTGGCCGGGCAATGGGCTTCCGAAACACATGCCCTTCCAGATGGTCGAGGACGAGTACATGCTCCCCGACGAGTATGACCAGCTCATCGCTGATCCCGAGGGCTTCTTCCTGCGCGTGTATATGCCGCGCATCATGAAGAGCCTGGAGGGCTGGAAGATGCTCCCCTCCCTGTACGGCGTGATG harbors:
- a CDS encoding cobalamin B12-binding domain-containing protein, which translates into the protein MAQELVQAIADLNEKEAVALTRSLLEKGVSPLEVLDDCRAAMQIVGERFESKQAFIPELIFAGEILKQITEIVKPYLQREATAGKKLGKVVIGTVQGDIHDIGKNIVVFMLEINGFDVTDLGVDVPAERFVQAVKENGAGIVGLSGFLTVAYEPMKQTVQALRSAVPEVKIMIGGGPINEQIREYTGADAWGKNAVDAVVIAKQWVGA
- a CDS encoding coenzyme F420-0:L-glutamate ligase, producing MRVTAVQTPVIEPRQPLLPILQQSLPRPLRDGDILCVASKVVALEQGRIVALASVEPSPAARQARRLDAGKDPETYARWMELILREADHVFASSVIWLTLKDGILIANAGIDMSNAPLGHVVLWPHRPWEWAKRFWQDLRAAYGIERVGVILTDARSTPLRRGFTGMALAFWGFEGLDVQRGQPDLFGRPLQYTERMVADGLAAAAVVVGGEANERTPFVLIEDAPVTFTEREIRPEEILVPADQDIFSVIYNEEFKAAAGGRPAPHPTGG